In a single window of the Arachis hypogaea cultivar Tifrunner chromosome 6, arahy.Tifrunner.gnm2.J5K5, whole genome shotgun sequence genome:
- the LOC112695401 gene encoding uncharacterized protein, whose product MSVAAPFQLLEINIISAQDLAPISKSMRAYAVAWLNPERKLATRVDEVGHTNPTWNEKFVYRVDEDFLSNENSVIMIEIYTNAWLRDVLVGTVGVLVSNLIPPSSRSGNRKPNLRFVALQIRRPSGRPQGILNIGVTLLDSTKRSMPMYSELSNSAVGYWDLKDPKKMTKHQNDDAESQDNGINDPKLLTLQRCQSEKNDSTINDYTYQGAGQNFYAHDGHDESEFLTLRKGTPIVNLNGSLCSDVGPSPSVVAAAIAKGLYPMPALPPRSAESSAIDGWTGNSNSEVGMRTKIERWRIELTPAYDLDHQQSAPPSEVSEEFEVKKYKSSKRVVGKTPGRRSSVGGNRQQQQQQKGLFSCFGTVFGCEISITCGGGKRKKRHQGKSHVISGSELTYDESSQCRD is encoded by the coding sequence atgtcGGTTGCAGCTCCGTTTCAGCTCCTAGAAATAAACATCATATCGGCGCAGGATCTTGCGCCGATTTCGAAATCCATGCGAGCCTACGCGGTGGCGTGGTTGAACCCTGAGCGCAAGCTAGCCACGCGGGTCGACGAAGTAGGTCACACCAACCCAACGTGGAACGAGAAGTTCGTGTACAGGGTTGATGAAGACTTCCTCAGCAACGAAAATTCCGTTATCATGATCGAGATCTACACCAACGCATGGCTTCGCGATGTTCTCGTCGGCACCGTCGGCGTCCTCGTCAGCAACCTCATCCCGCCCTCCTCTCGCTCCGGGAACCGCAAGCCAAACCTCCGATTCGTCGCGCTTCAGATCCGAAGGCCCTCCGGTCGCCCTCAGGGGATCCTCAACATCGGCGTCACGCTCCTCGATAGCACAAAGAGGAGCATGCCTATGTATTCCGAACTCAGCAACTCCGCCGTCGGTTATTGGGATCTGAAGGACCCTAAGAAGATGACAAAACACCAAAACGACGACGCCGAGAGCCAGGACAACGGTATCAACGATCCGAAGCTCTTGACGCTGCAGAGATGCCAGAGCGAGAAGAACGATTCAACAATCAACGATTATACCTACCAAGGAGCGGGCCAAAACTTCTATGCCCACGACGGACACGACGAGTCGGAGTTTCTCACTCTGCGGAAAGGCACACCAATTGTGAACTTAAACGGTTCGTTGTGTTCGGATGTAGGTCCGTCGCCATCGGTGGTGGCGGCGGCAATAGCAAAAGGATTGTATCCGATGCCGGCACTGCCACCGAGATCGGCAGAGAGTTCGGCGATCGACGGTTGGACAGGGAATAGCAACTCGGAAGTAGGGATGAGGACGAAGATTGAGAGATGGAGGATTGAGCTTACCCCTGCTTACGATCTGGACCATCAACAATCGGCGCCTCCATCGGAAGTTAGTGAAGAGTTTGAGGTGAAGAAATACAAAAGCTCTAAGCGCGTTGTAGGTAAAACGCCGGGGAGGCGGAGTAGCGTAGGCGGGAACCGgcagcaacagcagcagcagAAAGGGCTGTTTTCGTGCTTCGGGACGGTGTTTGGGTGTGAGATCTCAATTACTTGCGGCGGAGGCAAACGGAAGAAGAGGCATCAGGGGAAGAGCCACGTAATAAGTGGATCAGAGCTTACTTACGATGAATCATCTCAATGCAGagattaa